Part of the Vigna angularis cultivar LongXiaoDou No.4 chromosome 1, ASM1680809v1, whole genome shotgun sequence genome, TCTATACTGCATTATGGTACATTTGtcctcttttccttctctttcaACACGCTTTCCTCAATTTGGGTCAAAACACTTGAGCGTTCTCAAGAGTTTACGTTGAATCTATTCATAAAATATCCAACAAGCAACGCATCACATGTTTTTCAAACTAAACTCTAACGTCTCATGATTTTATTCCAACATTTCTCAACTCTTttaacttttatcttttaatataattaattcttttttctgcCATTAAACagtcttaattatttttaacttccATTTAAGCACAGGTTTTATCAATGTTCTCAATGTGGATAGTCAAATACATGAcagtatattttaataaaaaaataatgataattttggttgtttttatgttaacatgttttaataaaatgtttgtcTTTTAATAATTCTTCATACTTATTTGTTCACaacaattctaaaattaaattaaaataatcttgaTAATCctttaaataatgaatttgactAATCTATTATTCAATGAATCCTTCTCCTATGTCAAAGTAAACTTATACTTAAATTCGATAAATTTATGAGGAACTATTGAAGATGTTTTATGTCTTATAAGAACAGTACATTTTTATGAGTCTAAAACTCATTGAAAAACCCTTATACTATTTGTTcctttttgaaagaaaataatggtGTGTGCATACTGGAAAGTGTATATTTAATGCACTGAGTTAGATAGATAGTATATGTATTTATTGTTGGATGAATTCCATTATTCAATTTGTCTATAATTGGCAAACAAGGAAATGCATTATGGAGGAGACTTATCTTATCAATGTcacattcaattaaaaatagtaGCATTCACTActttttttctaacaaaaattGATTGTTGGCATATACTAATGTAAGTGGGTTACctattaataatttgataaaataatattatttattagacTCCTGGAAACTAATTTAGGTttcttgtaaaaaaaaaatctaaaaaaaaatatatttttttaaatgaagacATGTTTAAATTCAAGTATGAGTCGTCTTGCAAATCTGACTATCCTTTTGTTTACACGTATTGGAATCAAGCCTTTTAATTTttgcatattttattatttcaattttatttttatatattttacatatttttatgttttattatttaatttctgtATATTTTCAATTCTTCTTATAGAAAGTAATAGcacacaaatttttatttttataatttataatttaatttttataaaataactattcatttgtaaaacattttttattttaaatttatgtttgaatggataaataatattgtagttaggatttgaaaacattttatataggtcatattaaaatatatttctctctCCTCTGGGTATTATGCAAAAACACTTTTTACTCTTTAAAAGACTATGTTTTCCGTGTGTCTGATTAAAACTTTCCTACCTGAAGAAAAGTTAAAGATGaatgattatataaaaaatataatgaattatttttaatataattaattgttttttaatatattcctatattacaataaataaaattgatttatttaaattttcatatttttaatatatttttattttgaaatgtatttttttatttattaaaatttaaaaactattttattctcaatttaattttaatttatacttttgaaaatttattttttcacgtcaaattattctttaaatatattaatataaaatcaaatttgttttttctttttctatctctAATTTGCTCCTTAATCGAAATACACTCTAATTTGTTCCTTAATCGAAATACACTCTaaggatgaaaatgaaaagtgcaaaaaaaataaaaagtaaaattgttttaatccaAATAAAcccatttttaaacttttaaatatttgtattaattttatttatctatctcTTTGATCATTAGTATATTTACTAAGTTTGAATAATCAAAACAAGtctataatttttgtatatattataaaattagactgctaaaaaaacttttaaaaaaataatatactccACTTGTGAGTGTTTTATTtcactaattttaaactaatgaCTACTTCTACTTCCTCAAATTTTAGACGTAAAGTTGacttattctattattttatgtattatatatattaaaatagttaataaatataaaataatataaataagtaagctttcagtataaatttttattttattttatcaaaatgaatatatttatagactagtaattaattataataataatttttaattaatctataatatctctatttttatttatagataaattattttattatacctgtagttttaagtttttttactATAGTCCTAcattacatattaaattatcttctaccaaaattaaaataaaattatgtactTTTAGACAAGTTCAGATggttttaattcaaaattatgtcAAACGTAATTGTTagatttttcttaaaccattctcTTCAGTTCTGATTTTGAAATAATTGGTTAGACACTGAACATGGATTAATCCAGATTCATATATAAACTATCAAAATGTCAAACATCATTATCGAACAGCAGTAAACACTTGAACTCAGTTCACtttcaaaataacattaaatactTATTAGGTATTATAGTTCCACATAACATCGTTTTCCAACAGCACATAATTTTTTCTACGATCTATTAACTGCATTTTTGTCCATACTTTAGCATAGCCTTTAACTTTAGTTTTTCCCGAAATCTATGCCTTCCCATAGGTTTTAACTACCTCGACAAAActatttatcttatattttgaattgtgttctaatttttttttaaaaatgtttcacaaatttttaaaaaatgattaatgaCATTAACCATATATCATCAACATGTAATCACGTAGCATTGTTATAGTGTTATGATACTATTTGTGTTTGTGtccaatgtattttttttagtttttatacatgtatttgattcaatttaattaatcatatttttttaggaTATAGTactaagataaaatttattatttttataaatgttatattatattgatatatcttttttatattaaaagtaactttttaacGTATATTATTGGATATTATTAATCtatgttaataaaatatgaattaataatatataacgtaagatgttaaaaaatcatttcaaataaaaacatattagtataatatttatataataataaatttgttctcagtttaaaaaagaaaatattattttatttttaaaaaaattatcactaaattgaatgaaataaacacacacacacatatatatatatatatatatatatatatatatatatatatatatataaactaatttgaaataaaaaaaatacactcaCACGTGTGATTCACATCATATGTTAGACTAACACACATGTGATAACAAAATTTTGtacataaaaatgtaaaaaagattaaatataaattaataatcaatAAAACTAATTCACATCATTAACgtagttaataatttaaaaaaactaattaaaacacttttttaaaaattaaaacagaattGAAACTCTTATAAAAAGTTGAAATACAGCTTAAACAGTTGTAATCAAAATGAGAAAACAAACAAGTAATTAAgcttattgtttttttattatgagaaAAAGAAACGTCCTCTGTGGACACTcatgaaatgaagaaaatattcGCTGTAAACCAAAGACAGTTATCAtaactagaaaaataaaatagtataactACTACACTACACATTATAGACATaatgaatatattattattatatgtatttgggagaaaaagtgaaaatggcCGCATTTGGAATACTGTGGGACCGCCAGAATTTATGGATCTTTTTCCTTTGTGTTGGTGCCAAACTTGTGAAATGAAAATGGAGTTGTAGCTGGTCACGTTTTATGGgcaactaattaattataaagtgAAGCTGATTAAATCATGGAAACACTACTTTAACAGCAAATTAGGTGGAAGAAAGCAACCCAAAACTAGGTAGCCCTCGATCAATCActtctgcttttttttttttttttttctcattctcctTCCTTCAAGTTTTCTCTAGCAAACCGAATTATTATTGCACTTCTTAAAAGCCTAAACGGTGATGAAGTCCTTGTAGCTTTTTCCCTTTATCACTTTGAACATGTCACTTTACCATCAAAGAGTGTTTGAACGAACGGTGGTGACAAAGGAAACATAGCAAAATGGTTTTCCTCTCCTTGGTTTGAAGAAAGAGACATCGCACTTATTTTGTATAACAAGACATGGACTTTTTCACGAGTAACAGGTGTACGATGTTTATTATGTCATTGGAAGCATAAGAGCTTAATTTGAACATATCTACATGCCGAGGTTAATAATTAGTGTTTGATAATACGGTGCTGGTGGAGTTTCCAGAACTCAAAGGGCACCCAGAAActgaacaaaattgaaaaagaagaacgCTTTGGAATACATGATGGTGACTGGCACAAGTATGATATCATAACTTTTATACAAGTGAAGAAATGGTGGGTGATTTTTTGGAGTTTGATAGGGGGTATCTATATTTGGAATGTGAGTTTTAGGGATTGTGTGTGAGGAATGACTTGGGCAGCCATGCAATGCAAAGGCATTACTATTTATGTGGAAGGGTTCACATGGTGTTTGGACAGTGATTGATCAGAGAGAATAGGAATTTTCACACTCAGAGGAAGTGGGGTGAGGAGGGAGAGTATTTATTGAACCTCACCTACAAGAGTACAGTGGCAGTTGCAGTTGAATCTCACACATggtctcttttttttcatatatagcTTTAGATTTTAGTATGATATCgggaaaataataatagagtGTGGGTGTTGAGAGGCTTTGACCACAAGGGAAAGTTTTGATTCCTGTACTGTTCAATTCAACCCTTGATACACTTTAATTATCTCGATTATTCCAAATGATTCAACATTACTAGAAAGTAAATGGTAAATGAATATGTGGTTGGGACTTTCATTTTCTGAGGTCTTGGAGCAGGTTAACTTTCTGGTTGTTTCTTCGTAAAAGATTGGAAAAGATGCCAAACTATGTTGAGTCGGTGTCTTGAAACTGTAAGGAAGTTTTCATGAATTTTGGATGGTATCTTCTCCGGTTTCTTggttttttaacttttctcttTTGCTGGACCATACCTCTGAAAAGGTCAGTTAATCATATATGTAAAGTGTTCTCACCCTTCCCTGCCTTGTCCCCATTCATAACTTATAGCATGTCCTAGGAGAGCATGtgttttttcaaacaaaaagcTCTTACGtttaacaacaacaacatttcACACAAAATCTTATCCATCCACATGTCAAAATTCTTATCTGAAAATTTtggtttcaatttcaattttgtgCATTAATGTTAGACTTCTCTCAGTTATCATCATAATATGGGTTTATAGGGAACAAAATGAGTAGCAATTACGTTGTGTTGTTTGTTACTTACTCCAGGGACATTGAGATTCATTTCTCATTAGTCTCAAATGGTTTGCTTACACAGATTGATGATTACAGACAAACCCGTGGAGCCGCCTTGTAAACCACCTTACCCTTAACTAAGGTTAGAAGTGTACAGCAAGAAAAGTCATTTTTACCACACAATAATGAATGTTGTGGGGATGGAACATGATTATGATGTCGACAACCATAAGTTTCTTGAAGCACTCAAATCTTTACCTGTTATCATTTTGTAAACTTAATACATGCGTGAAAATTTTTTAGACTTTTATGTCATAAAAATTGTCCTCCAACTTATCAAGAGCTTAGAATAGTTGAACTGTTGAATGAATGGaattaaatgaattttgtttGATTCTTAATGGTATAATGGTAAAAAGGTTTGATTCTTAATGGTGTAATGGTAAAAAGGTTTCATTCTTAATGGTATAATGGTAAAAAGGTTTCGTGTTGATATTGCATATATGGAATGTCTCTTGCGTATTTGGGTTAGAGTGTGTAAATTTGAGTtctaagttaaaattaaatttgtaaaagcAACCCAAGCTCTACTTTTTACAAAACTAAAAGTTAATGTATGAACATACTTTCGGAATAActatacatataatttattctcTAATTTTGTCTTTACTTAAAGGTGTGAAAGTTGAACAGAGAACCCATTTCAAATGAAGTACAACATAACTTGTTACATCCGTTTTACTTTTACATCTTCATTGATTCAAAAGTCATGTCTGAAAACATTTCCAAGCTTCAAAGATTCTGATTTTGCATTTACCTTAACGGTACCTTGTATAGCAATATTAGTTagtcttttttattattctttatagtgaaaagaaaaacaagaatcCAAACAccttgaattttttatttatatttttctctttatactCTCTACGTCACACTTATGTGATAGACCAACTATTTCAGCTAAGGAACTAAAAATCAGAAGTTCTAAACTTTTTAATCCCTGAAATATGACAGTCAAGAAAGTTGAACATTATCTTTgtatgaataaatttaaatttaacctttgaaaatttcaaacaaattattaacATTTACCCTCAACAAAATACATAACGAAGGATTTTGGGCTAACCAAACCAGGCCTACAAATGATCCTCCCTTAAAATATCactctaaaaagaaaaatgatcaTCTGTACAATATTTATGACCACAGAGTAACATTCAAAAGCAGTAAAACCACAGATGatctatttttctctttgagCATCTTACATATGAACTTTCgcacaaaaaaaatacataagaaCTATAAAGAGGTTGCTGACTGCAATTtacaataagaagaaaaaaaaaaataccgtGCAGTTCGGCTCTTCTCATAAGGCAAAAAGGTGTCATTGATTGCCAACGTTTATCTTGATCTCTATAAGTTCCTCAATAGGTTGACGGCATATAGGACACTTATTTGATTGAAACCGCAAAGCTTTAGCACACTCACTGCACATGCACTGGAAAGTACAATAGATGTTATCCCAGAAAATCAAAGTAGTGAAATAAAGGAATATAATGCAGCATAATAAACATGCACATGATGTGAAATAACTATGAAAGGAAAGGATCTCTACTACTGAACAATTATTATATACCAGCAAACCAGAATAAAGAAAAGCACTAGATATCAATTCTTCAGTGGTATagttttgacaaaaaaaaatgtatctaCAATTGGAAACAATCAATGAATGATCAAATGAATGCTAGCAAGATTCGACCTTTGAAACCATATTGAAGAGTGGGTGAGCTGACAGAAGAGGATCAGAGGAAGAAAAGAATTATTCAGGTAATGTAAAGATAACCAAGAAAACAAATACAGTCTTTTAGAAGTATTAACTACTACATTTATTTTCTAACTGCAAACTGTTTTGCAGCTACGGAATGATGATAAAATTGAATGCATGAATCATCATTAATGAATCACCCTACGACCTTAGGATGTATTTATTGCTTGAAACTGAGTATGAAAATTCAACAACACATACAAGTTGTTTTGGCCAGATGTCATACCATATGTCGGCAGGGCAAGACAGCAGTGTCCTTGGGTTCAGTCATGCATATTACACACTCCTTTCCATTATCATCAAAATCTGCTGTTGCTGAACTTCCTATTCCATATAACTCTCTGAGCTCATAACGAACATCATCAATCCACAGAATCTGCCTAACTACTTTTACTTGGAAAGGACCAACACCGTTGCTTTTTTCTAAGACAGCTTGAGTTATTTGCATGTGAGGGGATGCATCCAGTACAGAAATACTATTAGTTTCAGCACATATGACAAGGGGAAATACATCTTCTCCGGGTGAGGGTCGAGAAAGATCATCCAACTCAAAAAAGCCTAGGTCAATGCCTGTTCCTGAAGGCTGACAAAATTTCTGGCCAGCCCCTTTTTGAAAGGGGAATGTGATTGGCTCAAACAAATCAGGAAACAGTGGATTAAACCtacaattttcttcttctttggctAAGTAGAAGATAGTAATGCTGCCcattacaaaataaaaggaGTAAAGAAAGTTAGGCAAGCAAAAAAT contains:
- the LOC108318927 gene encoding probable E3 ubiquitin-protein ligase LUL4 → MGVSWSNNNRRRRRSTYFHPHPHPPHLPPPYYYPPPLLPPPAPPPQGYFITSSNPSASTSAATGYVGPPAQYYPNVYTANSVMLHQQPLYANEGGNDIHLSPPPYVDHQTTKKIRNDVNLHKHTLHLCIDPNNPDHHLISFDFDALFDGSITIFYLAKEEENCRFNPLFPDLFEPITFPFQKGAGQKFCQPSGTGIDLGFFELDDLSRPSPGEDVFPLVICAETNSISVLDASPHMQITQAVLEKSNGVGPFQVKVVRQILWIDDVRYELRELYGIGSSATADFDDNGKECVICMTEPKDTAVLPCRHMCMCSECAKALRFQSNKCPICRQPIEELIEIKINVGNQ